A portion of the Flavobacterium limnophilum genome contains these proteins:
- a CDS encoding amino acid permease, which produces MAISGLFRKKTVHDILKQVEKNNTDGHNALGKHLTARDLTAFGIAAIVGAGIFSTIGKASADGGPAVIFLFLFTAIACSFAAFAYAEFASMVPVSGSAYTYSYVAFGEIIAWIIGWALIMEYAIGNITVAISWSDYFTGLLESGGIYLPQWVQMDYLTASNGFKDATALMQGGKTYENLGSGLQAAYTAWTTSPVIGSFHFVADLPALLIIILITALVYRGMKESRNASNIMVVVKLCIVLLVIFVGSRYVDTANWDPFAPNGVSGVLKGVSAVFFAYIGFDAISTTAEECKNPQRDLPRGMMWAIIICTILYIAIALVLTGMVSYNELNVGDPLAFVFDKLNLKWMSGIIAVSAVIAMASVLLVFQMGQPRIWMSMSRDGLLPKRFSKVHPKFKTPSYATIVTGFVVAIPALFLNLTMVTDLCSIGTLFAFVLVCAGVLVLQNKPNIPRGKFKTPYVNSKFIMPVLIAIGLVYAFGYNQKATMDFITNETQINTPADIVTALDKEHTTKVYDYLVAVDAKNSTVETPDLEHLLSQYELDDAKYATVVAGLPVDDFIKYQSGFNLFKHKIPMWIFLIVLFGLTIWSYKQNLSLIPLLGLICCLYMMAELSVWNWIYFTIWLLIGLLIYFGFSRKNSKLNIPEA; this is translated from the coding sequence ATGGCGATTTCCGGTTTATTTAGAAAAAAAACAGTGCATGATATTTTAAAACAAGTCGAAAAAAACAATACTGATGGTCATAATGCTTTGGGAAAACATTTGACTGCCCGTGATTTGACCGCCTTTGGTATTGCGGCCATTGTGGGAGCAGGGATTTTTAGCACCATTGGGAAAGCTAGTGCCGATGGAGGTCCAGCAGTAATTTTTCTTTTTTTGTTTACTGCTATTGCCTGTAGTTTTGCCGCTTTTGCCTATGCAGAGTTTGCTTCAATGGTTCCCGTTTCTGGTAGTGCTTATACGTATTCTTATGTTGCTTTTGGTGAAATAATTGCCTGGATTATTGGTTGGGCCTTGATTATGGAATATGCCATTGGCAATATAACGGTTGCCATTTCGTGGAGTGATTATTTTACGGGATTACTCGAAAGTGGCGGCATTTATTTGCCGCAATGGGTTCAAATGGATTATTTGACGGCTTCGAACGGTTTTAAAGACGCCACGGCATTGATGCAAGGCGGAAAAACCTATGAAAATTTAGGTTCGGGTTTGCAAGCTGCTTACACGGCTTGGACGACTTCACCGGTAATTGGTTCTTTTCATTTTGTTGCTGATTTGCCTGCCTTGTTGATTATTATCTTGATTACCGCATTGGTATATCGTGGAATGAAAGAGTCCAGAAACGCCAGTAATATTATGGTTGTAGTAAAATTATGTATCGTTCTTTTGGTGATTTTTGTGGGTTCCAGATATGTTGATACGGCCAATTGGGATCCGTTTGCACCCAATGGTGTTTCGGGTGTTTTAAAAGGAGTTTCGGCAGTTTTCTTTGCCTATATTGGTTTTGACGCCATTTCAACGACAGCCGAAGAATGCAAAAATCCGCAACGTGATTTGCCTCGAGGAATGATGTGGGCCATTATTATTTGTACCATTTTATATATCGCCATTGCCTTGGTTTTGACGGGAATGGTAAGTTATAATGAATTAAATGTTGGAGATCCATTGGCTTTTGTATTCGATAAATTGAATCTAAAATGGATGTCGGGAATTATTGCCGTCAGTGCCGTTATAGCAATGGCGAGTGTTTTGTTGGTTTTCCAAATGGGGCAACCCCGAATTTGGATGAGCATGAGCCGTGATGGATTGTTGCCCAAACGTTTTTCCAAAGTGCATCCAAAATTCAAGACGCCTTCTTATGCCACTATCGTGACTGGTTTTGTGGTGGCGATTCCAGCCTTGTTTTTGAACTTGACGATGGTTACCGATTTGTGCAGTATCGGTACTTTGTTTGCCTTTGTCTTGGTTTGCGCCGGCGTTTTGGTATTGCAAAACAAACCCAATATTCCTCGTGGAAAGTTCAAGACTCCTTATGTAAATTCTAAATTTATCATGCCGGTCCTGATTGCCATTGGACTCGTTTATGCTTTTGGTTACAACCAAAAAGCAACGATGGATTTCATTACCAATGAAACACAAATTAACACTCCTGCCGATATTGTTACAGCATTGGACAAAGAGCACACCACGAAAGTTTATGATTATTTGGTAGCTGTCGATGCCAAGAACAGCACTGTCGAGACGCCGGACTTGGAGCATTTGTTGAGCCAATACGAGCTAGATGATGCCAAATATGCCACCGTGGTTGCAGGTCTTCCAGTGGATGATTTCATCAAGTATCAAAGTGGTTTCAATCTTTTTAAACACAAAATCCCTATGTGGATTTTCTTGATTGTCTTGTTTGGATTGACGATTTGGTCATACAAACAAAATTTGTCGCTAATTCCTTTATTGGGCTTGATTTGTTGCCTCTACATGATGGCGGAACTGAGTGTTTGGAACTGGATTTATTTCACCATTTGGTTGCTTATTGGACTCTTGATTTACTTTGGCTTTAGCCGAAAAAACAGCAAATTGAATATTCCGGAAGCTTGA
- the porQ gene encoding type IX secretion system protein PorQ codes for MPKKLLLFLLFSFCTVSYGQIGGKYTYQFLNLVTSPRQAALGGKTITIYDNDVNQAHFNPATINPEMDNQLALNYGSYFGEVAYGTASYAYTYDRHLQTFQVGINYVNYGKFDGYDENGEATSQFTGSEIALSFGYAYNVPYTNLFLGANGKLISSTLESYNSFGGAVDLGALFIDEANDVNWALVVRNIGTQFTTYNGINEKLPLEIMAGVSQELENVPLRWHLTLDNLQQWNISFTNPNQAQTSLDGTSSEEKVSVFGNALRHVVFGAELFPKKSFNIRLGYNFRRAEELLILEQRNFSGISIGFGLKLNKLKFNYSYSRYTLAANTSLFGLTVNLQ; via the coding sequence ATGCCAAAAAAACTTTTATTATTTCTTTTATTCTCGTTTTGCACCGTGTCCTACGGTCAAATAGGAGGTAAGTACACCTATCAGTTTTTAAATTTGGTCACTTCGCCTAGACAAGCAGCTTTGGGCGGAAAAACGATTACTATTTATGATAACGACGTCAATCAAGCCCATTTTAATCCGGCCACCATTAACCCGGAAATGGACAATCAGCTGGCATTGAATTATGGTAGCTATTTTGGAGAAGTTGCTTACGGAACGGCTTCTTATGCTTATACGTATGACCGCCATTTACAAACTTTTCAAGTGGGAATCAATTATGTGAATTACGGAAAATTTGATGGTTATGATGAAAACGGAGAAGCCACATCACAATTTACCGGTAGTGAAATTGCCCTTTCTTTCGGATATGCCTATAATGTTCCTTATACGAATTTGTTTTTGGGAGCCAATGGAAAACTGATTTCTTCTACTTTGGAGAGTTATAATTCCTTTGGAGGTGCTGTCGATTTAGGAGCACTTTTTATAGATGAAGCCAATGATGTCAATTGGGCTTTGGTGGTTCGAAATATTGGAACACAGTTTACAACCTACAATGGTATAAACGAAAAATTGCCATTGGAAATTATGGCAGGTGTATCGCAAGAATTAGAAAATGTTCCGCTGCGTTGGCATCTTACCTTGGATAATTTGCAGCAATGGAATATTTCTTTTACCAATCCTAACCAAGCACAAACCTCTCTTGACGGAACTTCCAGTGAGGAAAAAGTGTCTGTGTTTGGCAATGCTTTGCGACACGTCGTTTTTGGGGCGGAACTTTTCCCAAAAAAATCATTCAATATTAGATTGGGATATAATTTCAGAAGAGCCGAAGAATTACTAATTTTGGAACAAAGGAATTTTTCAGGTATTTCGATAGGATTTGGATTGAAACTCAATAAATTGAAATTTAACTATTCGTATTCGAGATACACATTGGCAGCTAACACAAGTTTGTTTGGCTTAACCGTAAACTTACAATAA
- a CDS encoding CAP domain-containing protein → MKTKLLRILLLVAVIFTMNSCSSDSSEDATSTVSTQQVMSYTYNSTEIETMNLINTYRVSIGLNELKEINHISYKSEEHDHYMIANNVVNHNDFVSRSENIMRVLGAKNVSENIAYNYNSPKAALEAWLKSPSHKQNIEGNFTHFGLSIRVSADGKKYYTNIFAKI, encoded by the coding sequence ATGAAAACAAAATTACTTCGCATATTATTGCTAGTTGCAGTAATATTCACAATGAATTCATGTTCATCTGACAGTTCAGAAGATGCTACTTCTACAGTTTCTACCCAGCAAGTAATGAGTTATACTTATAATTCAACAGAAATTGAGACTATGAATCTGATAAATACTTATAGAGTGAGTATTGGATTAAATGAATTGAAAGAAATTAACCATATTTCTTATAAATCTGAAGAACATGATCACTATATGATAGCCAACAACGTGGTTAACCATAATGATTTTGTTTCTCGTTCAGAAAACATTATGAGAGTATTAGGAGCTAAAAACGTAAGCGAAAACATTGCCTACAACTATAATTCTCCAAAAGCAGCTTTAGAAGCTTGGTTGAAAAGTCCAAGTCACAAACAAAACATAGAAGGCAATTTTACACATTTTGGACTTTCTATAAGAGTTAGTGCAGATGGGAAAAAATATTACACCAATATCTTTGCAAAAATATAA
- the cmk gene encoding (d)CMP kinase, whose amino-acid sequence MEKKIIIAIDGFSSTGKSTLAKELAKHLGYVYVDTGAMYRAVAFFAMQNGYIGKEFFDKESLVNSLPFIKLVFQFNPDLGFSEMYLNETNVEQEIRTLEVSNYVSKVAEIPEVRSKLVEQQQEMGKSKGIVMDGRDIGTVVFPEAELKIFMNASANTRAERRFKELKEKGDTISSLEDVLKNIEERDYIDTHRDDSPLVKAKDALEFDNSNISKQEQFEKVLKFIKM is encoded by the coding sequence TTGGAAAAAAAAATTATCATAGCAATAGACGGATTTTCATCGACGGGCAAGAGCACTTTGGCCAAAGAATTAGCCAAACATTTAGGATATGTCTATGTTGATACGGGAGCCATGTATCGTGCCGTGGCCTTCTTTGCAATGCAAAACGGATACATCGGCAAAGAATTTTTTGACAAAGAATCTCTTGTCAATAGTCTTCCTTTCATCAAATTGGTGTTTCAATTCAATCCCGATTTGGGATTCTCGGAAATGTATTTGAATGAAACCAATGTGGAACAGGAAATTCGAACGCTCGAGGTTTCCAATTATGTGAGTAAAGTGGCCGAAATACCCGAAGTTCGTTCAAAATTGGTAGAACAACAACAAGAAATGGGGAAAAGTAAAGGCATAGTTATGGACGGCAGAGATATTGGAACGGTTGTTTTTCCGGAAGCCGAACTCAAAATATTCATGAATGCCAGTGCAAATACTCGAGCGGAAAGACGTTTCAAGGAATTAAAAGAAAAAGGAGATACCATTTCGTCTTTAGAAGATGTTTTAAAGAATATCGAAGAACGCGATTATATCGATACCCATCGAGACGATTCGCCACTTGTAAAAGCAAAAGATGCCTTGGAATTTGACAATTCCAATATTTCAAAACAAGAGCAATTTGAGAAAGTTTTGAAATTTATAAAGATGTAG
- a CDS encoding acyltransferase family protein, with product MTKERLISLDVFRGFTIMLMTIVNNPGSWVHIYPPLEHAEWNGCTPTDLVFPFFIFIMGTAIPFSMPNKQFDFAVFNKIVVRSLRIFCLGLFLNYFGKIAFLGLEGIPLLIIRLIITGIVGMALLGSFNQKIKTYLAFAILATLLFLAYSKIENYQDVRIPGVLQRIGIVYFFASILFLKTTLKTQIGIATSLLLFYWFLMACIPVPGFGEANFEKDTNLAAWLDNLVLNGHLWSSSKTWDPEGILSTIPAIATGIIGIVIGQLLNLETAKIEITKKLSIIGISLLVLGLIWNLVFPINKSLWTSSYVLYTAGLAILILTLLHYLIEIANYKKWTNIFLIWGVNPMIVFFLSGILPEVWSMIEIQNPEVISGKINTRDYFYDFYISPQFSDPLNASLAFALLYVVFWTFILWLLYKNKLIFKV from the coding sequence ATGACCAAAGAACGTTTAATTTCACTAGATGTATTCAGGGGATTTACAATAATGTTAATGACGATCGTCAACAACCCCGGAAGTTGGGTCCATATTTATCCACCGTTGGAACATGCCGAATGGAATGGCTGCACCCCCACTGATTTGGTATTTCCTTTTTTCATATTTATTATGGGAACTGCAATTCCATTTTCCATGCCAAACAAACAGTTTGACTTTGCCGTTTTTAACAAAATTGTGGTTCGCTCGTTGCGAATTTTCTGTTTGGGATTATTTTTAAATTATTTCGGAAAAATAGCGTTTTTAGGACTGGAAGGAATACCCTTATTGATTATTCGCCTGATAATTACTGGCATTGTTGGAATGGCTCTTTTGGGAAGTTTTAACCAAAAAATAAAAACGTACTTGGCTTTTGCAATTCTGGCGACACTATTATTTTTAGCCTACAGCAAAATAGAAAATTATCAAGATGTCAGGATACCCGGGGTCTTGCAACGCATTGGGATTGTCTATTTTTTTGCATCCATCCTATTTTTGAAAACCACTTTAAAAACCCAAATAGGGATTGCCACATCGTTGTTGCTATTTTATTGGTTTTTGATGGCCTGCATTCCTGTTCCGGGTTTTGGCGAGGCTAATTTTGAAAAAGACACTAATCTGGCAGCGTGGTTGGACAATTTAGTTTTAAACGGACATTTATGGAGTTCCTCCAAAACATGGGATCCCGAAGGTATTTTAAGTACTATACCTGCTATTGCAACCGGAATTATTGGAATAGTAATTGGACAATTATTGAATTTAGAAACTGCTAAAATAGAAATCACCAAAAAACTAAGCATTATTGGTATTTCATTGTTGGTACTTGGTTTAATTTGGAATCTCGTTTTTCCAATAAATAAATCACTTTGGACCAGTTCTTATGTTTTATATACTGCCGGTTTGGCAATATTGATTTTAACACTTTTGCATTATTTAATAGAGATTGCCAATTATAAAAAATGGACCAATATTTTTTTGATTTGGGGCGTGAATCCCATGATCGTGTTCTTTTTATCAGGAATACTTCCAGAAGTTTGGAGCATGATTGAAATTCAAAACCCCGAAGTTATTTCAGGAAAAATAAACACGAGAGACTATTTTTATGATTTTTATATTTCACCACAATTTTCTGACCCATTGAACGCTTCATTGGCATTTGCCTTGTTGTACGTTGTTTTTTGGACGTTTATTTTGTGGTTATTATATAAAAACAAACTCATTTTCAAAGTATAA
- a CDS encoding CAP domain-containing protein: MKLKFSRLLLLFTVAFIFNSCSSDSPTIEDNSTSLPPTVSAYTYNSIENETLALINSHRVGMGLKPLEKNNYASLKSEEHDNYMIVNNVVNHDYFSSRSQNIIETLGAKRVGENIAYNFGTPQAALIAWLHSPTHKKCIEGDYTHFGISIRINAEGKKYYTNIFVKI; encoded by the coding sequence ATGAAGCTTAAATTTTCTAGATTATTATTACTGTTTACTGTTGCTTTTATTTTTAATTCTTGTTCTTCCGATAGTCCAACAATAGAGGATAATTCAACATCATTGCCCCCAACAGTTTCCGCTTATACATACAATTCCATAGAGAACGAGACATTGGCACTTATAAATTCACATCGTGTGGGTATGGGGTTAAAACCATTGGAAAAGAATAATTATGCTTCACTCAAATCAGAAGAACACGACAATTATATGATAGTTAACAATGTGGTTAACCATGATTATTTTAGTAGTCGGTCACAAAATATCATTGAGACTTTGGGCGCTAAAAGAGTGGGAGAAAATATTGCTTATAATTTCGGTACCCCTCAAGCTGCCCTTATTGCTTGGCTGCATAGCCCAACTCATAAAAAGTGCATAGAAGGTGACTATACACACTTTGGAATTTCAATTAGAATAAATGCGGAAGGTAAAAAATATTATACCAATATTTTTGTAAAAATATAA
- a CDS encoding MFS transporter, which yields MKALEKGSSKLLNAWAFYDWANSVYSLVIATAVFPLFYLALFSKDYQYINAFGSEIKNSALIVFVTAAAFLVVAFISPLLSGISDYVGNKKAFMQFFCYMGGLSCIGLYWFSLEHIYISLLFYFLGLIGFWGSLVFYNSYLPDIAFPAQQDKVSAKGYSLGYIGSVLLLVVNLAMIMKPDFFGITGTSAEGAMKAMRYSFLMVGVWWILFSQYTFYYLPKGNDNANQKVTHHVIFNGFRELKIVWKQLEGNIALKRYLGSFFVYSMAVQTVMLVATYFGEQEIAWSSKEESTTGLIICILLIQLVAVLGAFLTSRASEKFGNIATLIVINCFWVLLCIAAYFIVLPLHFYVMAALVGLVMGGIQSLSRSTYSKLLPETEDTASFFSFYDVSEKIGIVIGMCVYGIIDQITESPRFAIVFLGIFFVTGVILLRRVPKNKAVN from the coding sequence ATGAAAGCATTAGAAAAAGGAAGTTCAAAATTGTTAAACGCTTGGGCTTTTTATGATTGGGCAAATTCGGTGTATAGTTTGGTGATTGCAACGGCTGTATTTCCTTTGTTTTATTTGGCTTTGTTTAGCAAGGATTATCAGTATATTAACGCTTTTGGCAGTGAAATCAAAAATTCTGCCTTGATTGTTTTTGTTACTGCTGCTGCCTTTTTGGTAGTTGCTTTTATCTCGCCTCTCTTGTCTGGAATTTCTGATTATGTTGGAAACAAGAAAGCTTTCATGCAATTCTTTTGCTATATGGGCGGATTGTCTTGCATCGGTTTGTATTGGTTCAGTTTGGAACATATTTACATTAGTTTATTGTTTTATTTTTTAGGATTGATAGGGTTTTGGGGAAGTTTGGTTTTTTATAATTCTTATCTACCGGATATAGCTTTTCCGGCACAACAAGATAAAGTTAGTGCCAAAGGATATTCTTTGGGGTACATAGGAAGTGTTCTTTTATTGGTTGTCAATTTGGCAATGATTATGAAACCCGATTTTTTTGGAATTACGGGAACAAGTGCTGAAGGAGCAATGAAGGCTATGCGTTATTCATTTTTAATGGTGGGTGTTTGGTGGATTCTTTTTAGTCAATATACCTTTTATTATCTGCCAAAAGGGAATGACAATGCAAATCAAAAAGTAACGCATCATGTGATTTTTAATGGTTTCAGGGAACTTAAAATAGTGTGGAAACAGTTGGAAGGCAATATTGCTTTAAAAAGATATTTAGGTAGTTTTTTTGTGTACAGCATGGCTGTGCAAACGGTGATGCTTGTGGCTACTTATTTTGGGGAGCAAGAAATTGCTTGGTCATCCAAGGAAGAAAGTACTACTGGATTGATTATCTGTATTTTGTTGATTCAATTGGTGGCTGTTTTAGGCGCATTTTTAACGTCTAGGGCATCGGAAAAATTCGGAAATATTGCAACTCTTATAGTTATTAATTGTTTTTGGGTTTTGCTTTGTATTGCGGCCTATTTTATTGTTTTACCCTTGCATTTTTATGTTATGGCAGCCTTGGTTGGATTGGTTATGGGCGGAATCCAGTCGTTGTCACGTTCTACTTATTCTAAATTATTGCCTGAAACCGAGGACACGGCTTCTTTTTTTAGTTTTTATGACGTTTCCGAAAAAATTGGAATCGTAATCGGGATGTGCGTTTATGGCATCATTGACCAAATTACGGAAAGTCCAAGATTTGCCATCGTGTTTTTGGGTATCTTTTTTGTTACGGGAGTCATTTTATTGAGAAGAGTACCTAAAAACAAGGCCGTAAACTAA
- the lon gene encoding endopeptidase La produces MSNHKIRTLDNLSLQEFDTETELIPLLTPEDEEEMNNEELPDSLPILPLRNMVLFPGVVIPITAGRDKSIKLINDAYAAGKIIGVVAQKNEEVEDPSKNDIHKIGTVARILRVLKMPDGNVTVILQGKKRFQIESIVSEIPYITASIKEVSEKRPGKKDTEFLAILDSVKELAIQIIKENPNIPSEATFAIKNIESQSFLVNFVTSNMNLSVEEKQNLLSINSLKERALETLRYMNLELQKLELKNDIQSKVRFDLDQQQREYFLHQQMKTIQEELGGVSQEEEMDEMSVKAKTKKWDETTQKHFEKELSKMRRMNPQAPDFGIQRNYLELFLDLPWNEYSKDNFDLKRAQKILDRDHFGLEDVKKRMIEHLAVLKLRNDMKSPIICLTGPPGVGKTSIGKSVAEALGREYVRISLGGLRDEAEIRGHRKTYIGAMPGRIIQSLKKAGTSNPVFVLDEIDKLSNSHQGDPSSALLEVLDPEQNSSFYDNFLEMGYDLSKVMFIATSNNMSEIQPALRDRMEIIKMSGYTIEEKVEIARQHLFPRQLKEHGLTAKHLSIGKKQLEKIVEGYTRESGVRGLEAKIAQVIRNAAKSIAMEEEYNKKVTDEDIVKVLGIPRLERDKYESNDVAGVVTGLAWTSVGGDILFIESLISQGKGAMTITGNLGNVMKESATIALEYIKANAELVGINPEILSKYNIHLHVPEGATPKDGPSAGIAMLTSLVSVLTQKKVKKGLAMTGEITLRGKVLPVGGIKEKILAAKRANIKEIILCHENKSDIDEIKPEYIEGLTFHYVKEMSDVLKIAITDQKVKNAKAL; encoded by the coding sequence ATGTCAAATCATAAAATACGCACTCTTGACAATCTGTCACTTCAAGAATTTGATACGGAAACCGAATTAATTCCTTTATTGACTCCCGAAGACGAGGAGGAAATGAACAACGAAGAATTGCCGGATTCATTGCCTATTTTGCCCTTGCGAAATATGGTTTTGTTTCCCGGAGTTGTCATTCCAATCACCGCAGGACGCGATAAATCCATAAAATTGATCAATGACGCTTATGCGGCTGGAAAAATCATTGGAGTTGTGGCTCAAAAGAACGAAGAAGTTGAAGATCCTTCCAAAAATGACATTCACAAAATAGGAACTGTAGCCCGAATTTTGCGCGTCCTGAAAATGCCTGATGGTAATGTTACCGTTATTCTTCAAGGAAAAAAACGTTTCCAAATAGAATCCATAGTTTCTGAAATTCCTTACATCACGGCAAGTATCAAGGAAGTGTCCGAAAAAAGACCCGGAAAAAAGGACACCGAATTCTTGGCGATTCTTGATTCTGTCAAAGAGTTGGCTATCCAAATTATTAAGGAAAACCCGAATATCCCGAGCGAAGCCACCTTTGCCATCAAAAATATTGAAAGTCAATCGTTTTTGGTCAATTTTGTGACTTCCAACATGAATTTATCCGTGGAGGAAAAACAAAACCTGTTGTCGATAAATTCCTTGAAAGAGCGAGCATTGGAAACGCTTCGGTACATGAATTTGGAGTTGCAAAAACTCGAATTAAAAAATGACATCCAGTCTAAAGTTCGTTTCGATTTAGACCAACAGCAACGCGAATATTTCCTTCACCAACAAATGAAAACCATTCAGGAAGAATTGGGTGGCGTTTCACAAGAAGAGGAAATGGACGAAATGAGCGTCAAGGCCAAAACCAAGAAATGGGACGAAACCACGCAGAAACATTTCGAAAAAGAATTGTCAAAAATGCGTCGAATGAATCCGCAAGCGCCTGATTTTGGTATCCAAAGGAATTATTTGGAGTTGTTTTTGGATTTGCCTTGGAACGAATATTCCAAAGACAATTTCGATTTGAAACGTGCTCAAAAAATTCTCGACAGAGATCACTTTGGTTTGGAAGACGTCAAGAAAAGAATGATAGAACATTTGGCCGTCTTGAAATTGCGAAATGACATGAAGTCGCCAATTATTTGTTTGACGGGACCTCCGGGAGTTGGTAAAACCTCCATTGGAAAATCAGTTGCCGAAGCTTTGGGAAGGGAATATGTGAGAATATCTCTTGGTGGTTTGCGCGACGAAGCGGAAATCCGTGGACACAGAAAAACCTATATTGGTGCCATGCCGGGAAGAATCATACAAAGCTTGAAAAAAGCGGGAACTTCCAATCCGGTTTTTGTTTTGGACGAAATAGACAAATTGTCCAATAGCCATCAAGGCGATCCGTCTTCGGCATTGTTGGAAGTTTTGGATCCGGAACAAAACAGTTCGTTCTATGACAATTTCTTGGAAATGGGGTACGATTTATCGAAAGTGATGTTCATTGCCACTTCCAATAATATGTCTGAAATTCAGCCTGCCTTGCGAGATAGAATGGAAATCATCAAAATGTCGGGTTACACGATTGAAGAAAAAGTGGAAATAGCCCGTCAACATTTATTTCCGAGACAATTGAAAGAACACGGTCTAACGGCCAAACATTTGTCTATTGGAAAAAAACAATTGGAAAAAATAGTCGAAGGATATACTCGTGAATCCGGGGTTCGTGGTTTGGAAGCAAAAATTGCGCAAGTGATTCGAAATGCCGCCAAATCCATTGCAATGGAGGAGGAGTACAACAAGAAAGTGACCGACGAAGACATAGTGAAAGTACTTGGAATTCCAAGGTTGGAGAGAGACAAATACGAAAGCAATGATGTTGCCGGGGTGGTAACAGGACTTGCCTGGACAAGCGTTGGCGGCGATATTCTCTTTATCGAATCCTTGATTTCTCAAGGAAAAGGGGCGATGACTATTACGGGGAATTTAGGAAACGTGATGAAAGAATCGGCAACGATAGCTTTGGAATATATTAAAGCCAATGCGGAATTAGTAGGCATAAATCCAGAAATTTTGTCCAAATACAATATTCACTTGCACGTTCCCGAGGGAGCTACTCCAAAAGACGGCCCAAGTGCAGGAATCGCGATGTTGACTTCTTTGGTTTCGGTGCTTACGCAAAAGAAAGTGAAGAAAGGATTGGCCATGACGGGCGAAATTACATTACGTGGAAAAGTATTGCCAGTAGGCGGAATAAAAGAAAAGATTTTGGCCGCCAAAAGAGCTAACATCAAGGAAATTATCCTTTGCCACGAAAACAAAAGCGATATAGACGAAATAAAACCAGAATATATCGAAGGATTGACTTTTCATTATGTCAAGGAAATGAGTGATGTCCTGAAAATTGCCATCACCGACCAAAAGGTGAAAAACGCAAAAGCATTATAA
- a CDS encoding DUF6252 family protein, whose product MRRFRIFILPLVIIATFCLNSCEIEPLDPALIGTNPNPGTNTSAGVFKVDFDGKTFVATTVQALVNNDYISISGLKTSTGELVQITLPAPFNEVGTYTWKEVSAAAGVMALAYNPPAGAMAFISADKNSVSGPEFAGYTDTAKITISKIDVVNGKMSGTFEFTGFRYKDPVGGSTSIETKKFTRGSFTDIPFTKDVVVTPNNNSFSAKMDGVAFTPTYINGLSSSGFITIVGRRGTIENIGLVFPNTIAPGTYNYSWLDTDFRGQYIKNNNADGSGIFGGDGSVTITSHDKVNKKIVGTFKFTANSFIVSETHNITDGTFSVSY is encoded by the coding sequence ATGAGAAGATTTAGAATTTTTATTTTGCCCTTGGTTATAATTGCAACATTTTGTTTGAATTCTTGTGAGATAGAACCCCTAGATCCCGCTTTGATTGGCACTAATCCAAATCCAGGAACTAATACTTCTGCAGGAGTTTTTAAGGTAGATTTTGACGGAAAAACTTTCGTTGCCACTACTGTTCAAGCGTTAGTAAATAACGATTACATATCCATTTCTGGATTAAAAACATCAACAGGAGAATTAGTGCAAATAACATTACCGGCTCCATTCAATGAAGTTGGAACTTATACTTGGAAAGAGGTTAGTGCGGCAGCAGGTGTTATGGCATTGGCTTATAATCCACCAGCTGGTGCAATGGCATTCATATCAGCGGATAAAAATTCAGTTAGTGGTCCTGAATTTGCAGGATATACAGATACTGCTAAAATTACTATTTCTAAAATAGATGTTGTCAATGGTAAAATGTCGGGAACTTTTGAATTTACAGGATTTAGATACAAAGACCCCGTAGGAGGAAGCACAAGTATCGAAACAAAAAAATTCACAAGAGGTTCTTTTACGGATATCCCATTTACCAAAGATGTCGTTGTGACACCAAATAATAATAGTTTTTCAGCAAAAATGGATGGAGTGGCTTTTACCCCAACATATATTAATGGTTTAAGTTCTTCGGGTTTTATAACTATTGTTGGAAGAAGAGGAACTATAGAAAACATAGGATTGGTTTTTCCTAACACGATTGCACCAGGGACATATAATTATAGTTGGCTTGACACTGATTTCAGGGGACAATACATAAAAAATAATAATGCCGATGGAAGTGGAATATTTGGTGGAGATGGCTCTGTTACTATTACAAGCCATGACAAAGTGAATAAAAAAATAGTAGGAACTTTCAAGTTCACCGCAAATTCATTTATAGTAAGTGAAACACATAACATTACGGATGGAACTTTTAGCGTTTCTTATTAG